A section of the Candidatus Nitrosacidococcus sp. I8 genome encodes:
- a CDS encoding type III pantothenate kinase: MILLVDIGNSRIKWAQLRGNRPMEFDSITRGKTGIKRDISRVWKDIKDINRVVVANVGGDRIGDQLTECTQNYWQVTPEFLTARANSYGIHNAYETPEHLGIDRWLGLIAVRQRYRNFRKNGAICIIDCGTAITVDLLAADGNHLGGLIIPGITSMSQILSDHTNGISTISESEKRGDTLLANTTDTAVTGGALYAAASFIDRVGNDAASEIKGEFKRVITGGDALKILPLLQDKYDHLPNLVLWGLAQVARNTRTKVTHESENTLDNCEDKSAHSTEVVEAQL; the protein is encoded by the coding sequence ATGATCCTATTAGTAGATATTGGTAACAGTCGAATTAAGTGGGCCCAATTGCGTGGGAATAGACCTATGGAGTTTGATTCAATAACCCGAGGAAAAACAGGTATTAAACGGGATATTTCCCGGGTTTGGAAAGATATCAAAGATATAAATAGGGTAGTTGTTGCTAATGTAGGTGGAGATAGAATTGGGGATCAACTTACTGAATGTACCCAAAATTACTGGCAAGTAACCCCAGAATTTTTAACTGCCCGTGCTAATAGCTACGGTATTCATAATGCCTATGAAACTCCTGAACACTTAGGTATCGATCGGTGGCTTGGATTAATCGCAGTACGCCAACGCTATCGTAATTTTCGAAAGAATGGAGCAATATGCATTATTGACTGTGGTACCGCAATTACTGTTGATCTACTAGCAGCAGATGGAAATCACTTAGGAGGACTAATTATCCCTGGTATTACCAGTATGTCCCAAATTTTATCAGATCATACCAATGGTATTAGTACTATTAGTGAATCTGAGAAAAGGGGAGATACTCTACTTGCCAATACTACGGATACTGCGGTTACTGGAGGAGCTTTATATGCTGCTGCCTCTTTTATTGATAGGGTAGGCAATGATGCGGCATCGGAAATTAAAGGGGAATTTAAACGAGTCATTACGGGTGGGGATGCACTTAAAATACTTCCTCTATTGCAAGATAAATATGATCACTTGCCTAACTTAGTGTTATGGGGGCTAGCCCAAGTTGCTAGAAATACAAGAACTAAAGTTACTCATGAATCTGAAAATACTTTAGATAATTGTGAAGA